Proteins encoded in a region of the Triplophysa dalaica isolate WHDGS20190420 chromosome 10, ASM1584641v1, whole genome shotgun sequence genome:
- the gtpbp1l gene encoding GTP binding protein 1, like, which produces MAATEYSLSPVVESVVPACMFAPEADRAEYPAGDEHSDAGDDQNGDAGDQLDLSSKFALVSPTGEQYDCLLRQLRDRMEEGCGETMYVVGMGTDGGDYGLDERDMDASVATVQSLCEQVDGDMILLRERAEAAGGMRDYLIRRRVGEEDFLEVRVAVVGNVDAGKSTLLGVLTHGELDNGRGFARQKLFRHKHEMESGRTSSVGNDILGFDQDGQVVNKPDSHGGSLDWSKICERSSKVITFIDLAGHEKYLKTTVFGMTGHLPDFCMLMVGSNAGIVGMTKEHLGLALALNVPVFVVVTKIDMCPANILQETLKLLQRLLKSPGCRKIPVLVQNKDDVIVTASNFSSERMCPIFQISNVTGENMDLLKMFLNLLSSRTTFKDDEPPEFQIDDTYSVPGVGTVVSGTTLRGLIRLNDTLLLGPDPLGTFIPIAVKSIHRKRMSVKEVRGGQTASFALKKIKRSSIRKGMVMVSPRLNPQACWEFEAEILVLHHPTTIAPRYQAMVHCGSIRQTATIIDMNKDCLRTGDKATVHFRFIKTPEYFHTDQRLVFREGRTKAVGTITKLLQTKPQAKMQSTKKTFPQVEGSSEETSHTETSSQTAQQSKPGGSGRRRGGQRHKGKSALSGSTGVTTDT; this is translated from the exons ATGGCGGCGACAGAGTACAGTTTAAGCCCGGTGGTGGAGTCAGTGGTGCCTGCGTGCATGTTTGCTCCGGAGGCGGACCGCGCGGAATATCCTGCCGGGGATGAGCACAGCGACGCCGGCGACGATCAGAACGGAGACGCCGGGGATCAGCTGGACCTCAGCAGCAAG TTTGCACTGGTCAGTCCCACAGGAGAGCAGTATGACTGTTTGCTCAGACAGTTGCGGGACAGGATGGAGGAGGGCTGTGGAGAGACCATGTATGTGGTCGGGATGGGGACAG ACGGTGGTGATTATGGTCTGGATGAGAGGGATATGGACGCATCTGTCGCCACCGTGCAGTCTCTTTGCGAACAGGTTGACGGCGATATGATTctgctgagagagagagcggaggCCGCCGGAGGCATGCGAGATTACCTCATACGACGGCGGGTGGGAGAGGAGGACTTTCTGGAAGTCAG AGTGGCGGTTGTGGGCAACGTAGATGCCGGTAAAAGCACACTGCTGGGCGTCCTCACCCATGGGGAACTCGACAACGGCCGCGGGTTTGCACGCCAAAAGCTCTTCCGTCACAAACACGAGATGGAGAGCGGACGAACCAGCAGCGTCGGCAATGACATCCTTGGCTTCGATCAAGACGGGCAGGTGGTTAACAAACCGGACAGCCACGGCGGCAGCCTCGACTGGTCGAAGATCTGCGAGAGGTCGTCTAAAGTCATCACATTTATCGACCTGGCGGGGCACGAGAAGTACCTGAAGACCACCGTGTTCGGCATGACGGGGCACTTGCCGGACTTCTGTATGTTAATG GTGGGCAGTAACGCCGGAATCGTCGGCATGACCAAAGAGCACCTTGGTCTGGCTCTGGCCCTCAACGTTCCCGTCTTTGTAGTCGTTACTAAAATCGACATGTGTCCGGCTAACATTTTGCAAG AGACGCTAAAGTTATTACAGCGGTTACTAAAGTCTCCAGGATGCAGAAAGATTCCAGTTTTGGTGCAAAACAAAGATGATGTCATCGTCACAGCTTCAAACTTCAGCTCGGAGAG GATGTGTCCGATTTTTCAGATTTCTAACGTAACGGGTGAAAACATGGACCTGTTGAAGATGTTCTTGAACCTGCTGTCCTCCAGAACGACATTTAAAGATGACGAGCCACCAGAGTTTCAGATCGATGACACATATTCAGTGCcg GGCGTAGGGACGGTAGTGTCAGGGACTACTTTACGCGGATTGATACGTCTTAACGACACGCTGCTCCTCGGCCCTGATCCTCTTGGCACCTTCATTCCCATAGCTGTCAAATCCATCCACCGCAAGCGTATGTCTGTGAAAGAAGTACGGGGTGGACAGACAGCCTCCTTCGCCCTGAAGAAGATCAAGCGTTCGTCTATCAGGAAGGGAATGGTGATGGTGTCACCCCGTCTCAACCCGCAGGCATGCTGGGAGTTTGAGGCAGAGATTCTGGTGCTGCATCACCCAACCACGATAGCGCCGAGATACCAGGCCATGG TTCATTGTGGTAGCATCAGACAGACCGCCACCATCATCGACATGAACAAAGACTGTTTACGAACAGGGGACAAAGCCACCGTACACTTCCGTTTCATCAAGACCCCCGAATACTTTCACACGGACCAGAGACTCGTCTTTAGGGAGGGAAGGACCAAGGCCGTGGGTACCATCACTAAG CTGCTTCAAACAAAGCCTCAGGCCAAAATGCAGTCTACCAAGAAAACCTTCCCACAGGTGGAGGGATCTAGCGAAGAGACATCACATACGGAGACAAGCTCTCAAACGGCACAACAG TCAAAGCCTGGTGGAAGTGGCAGGAGGAGAGGCGGTCAGCGACACAAAGGAAAATCAGCTCTGAGCGGCAGTACTGGGGTGACAACTGATACCTGA